GGAGAGGTCGGGTGTTGAAGCTACTTTTGCCGTTTTATTAAGGCAGGAGTAGACCTTTGTTTCTGTCAAGGTGAACGTCTGAGATATGAGCTCacgcttttgtgttttttttttttttttaaagcaccgAGAAAACACTTCTGGCCCAAAAACCGCGGCAGCTTCTGCCACTTTGTCTTGTACAAGGAGAACAAGGACACGATGGATGCCATCAATGTGCTCTCAAAGTTCCTCAGGTATGCTAGTGTCaacattatatatttataaaggGTGGATTTTTCTTCTGATGTACGTCTCGATGTTGTTTTGCCAGGCTCAGACCCAACATGTTCTCCTACATGGGCACCAAGGACAAGAGGGCCATCACCGTGCAGGAGATCGCCGTGCTCAAGTGAGTGTGGACGAGTCGCTCGGGCGCAAGCGGCGAAGCTCACGCCGCCAACGCTCTCCGTTTTCAGGATCACAGCAGAAAGGCTGGCCCACCTCAACAAGTGCCTGATGAACCTCAAGCTGGGAAATTTCTCCTACAAGAATCACCCTCTCAAGCTGGGCGAGCTGCAGGGGAACCACTTCACTGTGATCATCAGGTGCGCCAAATGTCGGGCTTTATTTTTCCAATATCGGAATGAGCTATGTGACTCGTCATTTTTCAGTTGTCCTGCTTCTCATACTCGCTTGATGTGTTGGCGTAAGGAACATCTCAGGAAGCGACGCCCAGGTCCACCAGGCCGTGACGTCCCTCAAGCAGACGGGCTTCATCAACTACTACGGCATGCAGCGCTTCGGCACCACGGCGGTTCCCACGCAGCAAGTCGGCAGGTAACCGACGCCGTCCCGCGCCGAGACCCCGCCTCCGCTCACGCGACGTTTCTGTGTCAGGGCCATCCTGAAGAACGACTGGAAGCAAGTGGTGGATTTAATTCTCAAGCCTCGTCCTGGAGGTACTGAAGTTCCTAAATCCGCCTGGAGTGGAATTTTGTGGTCACGCTGACGTTTCCGTCTTGTCTCCCCGCAGCTGAGAAAGAATTTTTGGTGCGCTGCAGGGAGGAGTGGGCCAAGACTCAGGACCCCGAGGCGGCCCTGAAGAAGCTGCCCAACAAGCGCTGCGTGGAGGGCCAGCTCCTCCGAGGTCTGGCCCAGCACGGCAAAAACAACATCGTCACCGCTTTCGGACTGGTGAGTTCTATTCAATTTGAAGCAAAAGCCCGTCTTGACGTCCCGCGTGGTTTTGTGCAGATCCCCCGAAACAACCGGCTGATGTACATCCACAGCTACCAAAGTGTGGTGTGGAACACCATGGTGAGCCGCCGGATAGACGCCTTCGGGCTCACCGCCGTGGAAGGCGACCTGATCCTCCGAGGAAGTCAGTATCTCTCGGTATCTCTACCTCACTGTGTTATCATCGATTGAGAATCAATGCCGATCGATCCCCTAAAGCCAAAGCACACGTCCTGTCAGAAGAAGAAGCAAAGAGCCACTCCATACACGACATCGTCATGCCGCTCCCTGGCTTTGACGTCATCTACCCGTCGCACCACGGTAAGAAAAGTCACATTTCAAACCAGGCTGGTTGTTTGAAAAGAAATATGAGGAAAATATTCTGCGCTAGTCGGGAAAGGTTACAGAGAGATGCTGAGCGCAGACGGGCTGGACATCGACAACATGCGACACAAAATTAAGGACTACTCGCTGGCCGGAGCTTACAGACGCGTCATCATCAGGCCCAGCGATGTCAGTTGGTGAGTGCGCCAACCAATCACTGGATTGGGTTCAAATTGAATTGAGGCGGATTATTCTCTTAAAATTTGGTGTCGCTTTTTGCGTTTCCTTTGTAGTGAGGTGATCGAGTACGACGACCCCAAAATCTCTCTGGTCCACAGTGACTTTGAGAAAATTGAGAACAAACCAGCGCCGGTTTTCAACAAAGGTCAGGACTCCGAAGAGAAGTTGCTGCCGACAGCAAACTCAAAGCTCTTTTTCAATTTTCCTTTCTCTTAACAGAAGGGAAGTACCGCGGGCTCCGGCTGGAGTTTTCGCTACCGCCCTCCACGTACGCCACCATGGCCATACGGGAAGTCCTCAAGTTGGACACCAGCATTAAGAAACAGACGCAGCTCAACACCGCCTGGTTCAACTGACCGGTCGATTGTTTGGCGACTTGACACACTTACTAGGTTGGTGTGAGTgtgtctgacttttttttttttttaatcgtcggAAAATAATACCAACGTTTTACTTCTGATGGTTTAACTCTCTCTAAATCACATTTGAACagagatgatatttttttttatctgcttgTGCAGAATTTTGAGActgctttcttttttaaaataacattcAATCAAATGTATAAGCGACTGGCAAAGACGATGAATTAAAGTCATTGAGAAGCTGAGTCtgtctattttttttggggggggggggcatagagaactacattttctattcggccaatcaaagcaaaataaattataaaGAATCATTgatataattttatttatttagttcttTGCTGCTTCTCACTCACATGCTCAGCCTTGTTTGCGCTTCAGAAACGCTTTAACCGCTAAATTTCCTTTTACaatgttagtgtgtgtgtgttgactcgCTCGAGAAAAGCCAGGAATGTACGTGGTAACATCTGTTCCCGTAACAACAATTCGATGCTAATGTGACCTCTGCACTTGCTGTTTACTGTTGCGGCATCTGGGCTGTTTGCACGGTAACCCCATGCTAGTTGCCCAGCATTTGGATACATTGAATTAGCCTCTTGCATTTATGTGTGTCTGTGCAAGACAATGACGCATTTTCTGTGTCCtgggaaatgtgtgtgtgtgtttgttggggggggggggctgtttgcAGGTCACATAGCTCCACTAGTGTGGTCTGCTATGCGTACAAGTAAGAGGACGGATGTGTGTTTATTGGGGAGTGTCCGGGGGGGTTAGCATGTTTATAAGATAGGCACCATCGTCACCATCCTGCAGATTTCGGAAAGAAAGCTTCTAAAGAACAAGTGAGAAACTGATTTTTGGCTGTGTTGCACTGGATTTTAATTCA
The window above is part of the Syngnathus typhle isolate RoL2023-S1 ecotype Sweden linkage group LG7, RoL_Styp_1.0, whole genome shotgun sequence genome. Proteins encoded here:
- the pus7 gene encoding pseudouridylate synthase 7 homolog, which gives rise to MDESKPATAPVHPGEKRGCSEDEEDKAAVTKRAKVEDEHENGAPRGAKSAEEELEEEEDGSGETFADMMKHGLTELDVGICKYVSDHEGFSGILKERYSDFVVHEINKDGKIVHLDDLSVPEETQEAAAAEEEETADCSVLTEDQKKQLGELQLFKNKESFVSIEGDESKEKRTVVHKAIKTQFPGLETKTEEKDGRKFIVAYHAAGKKALAAPRKHFWPKNRGSFCHFVLYKENKDTMDAINVLSKFLRLRPNMFSYMGTKDKRAITVQEIAVLKITAERLAHLNKCLMNLKLGNFSYKNHPLKLGELQGNHFTVIIRNISGSDAQVHQAVTSLKQTGFINYYGMQRFGTTAVPTQQVGRAILKNDWKQVVDLILKPRPGAEKEFLVRCREEWAKTQDPEAALKKLPNKRCVEGQLLRGLAQHGKNNIVTAFGLIPRNNRLMYIHSYQSVVWNTMVSRRIDAFGLTAVEGDLILRGTKAHVLSEEEAKSHSIHDIVMPLPGFDVIYPSHHVGKGYREMLSADGLDIDNMRHKIKDYSLAGAYRRVIIRPSDVSCEVIEYDDPKISLVHSDFEKIENKPAPVFNKEGKYRGLRLEFSLPPSTYATMAIREVLKLDTSIKKQTQLNTAWFN